Part of the Nitrospinota bacterium genome is shown below.
AGTTCGGCCAGCTTATTAAGACAACCCATATTCATCTCTTTCCAGCGAAACATAGAGGTGACCATGTAAATTAAAAATACTAAAGCAATACCAGAAACCATCGCTGAAAAAAGAAAAACGATTGGCATCAGCACACTGCTCCACCAGGGATTCGCCTTGACCGCTCCGAAAATAAAGCCAACATAGCCATGGAGGAGGAATGCTGAAGGGATACCGATGATGGTGATAACTCTTCCAATTTTTTCGTCAAAATTTAAGGATGGCTCTGAAATATCTGCTGCGCCCAAGGTGAGAATCTTATAGAGATACTTACTCAATCCCTTTTTTTCTTTGGACCAGATTACGATTTCTTTTCGATAGTCAAACCATATCTCCAAGAGTAATACCACCATCAAATACCATGCATAAACAAACCCAAACATGGCCATTGCCGATTGTGTAGAGGGTGTTAAAAACATCTCGAAAGCACGTTCTGGACGCCCAAGATGAATGATAAGCGGAAGAGGTGCTACAAGGAGAAAAGCGAGCGCAGCCAAAAGAGATAATCTATATACAGGTTGCAATACCTTTACATTGAATACTCTTTCGAGAGAAGCAAGAATGAAAGCACCAGCTACTAACCCTGTTATATAAGGATAGACCACTATTAAGGTTCCCCAGTGGAGCTCAAACTCATTAGGATAAATAAATCCAGTTATATGCTGAAACTCAGGTATCATATTAGTCATGCTTATATCCAGCAAATTATCTCACCTCCATATCAGCACCAGAATAATAGACCTTAGGTTCAGTATTCAGATATTGTTTCATAACGATAATGTCATTAAAACGGACAAATCGTCTTAAAGGACTACTCTGTAATCCAACCTCACCAAAGATTCGAGTCTGAGTTGGGCAGACCTCAACACAGGCAGGAAGGGAGCCCTTTATAATACGGTGATAGCAGAATGTACATTTATCAGCTACTTTTTTAACAGGATGGAGGTAGCGGGCTCCGTAGGGGCAGGCTTGAATACAATAACGGCAACCGATACACCACTTCTCATCAACAAGGACCACTCCGTCTTGGCTGAGAAAAGTTGCGCCGACAGGGCATACCTGGACACACGGAGGTTTAGCGCACTGGTTACATATCTTGGGAACAAAGTATGTCTTTAATATATCGATATCACCTTTGAACTCAGGAAAGCCGTCAATACCGCCATTTGGGCTGTCTACATAGGTTTCCCCCTCTATGGGAACGATATATCTTTCAATCCAGGTTCGGAAATAAATCGGTTCTCTGGAGATATTATTTTCTTTTTTGCAGGCATCTACGCATCTTCCACAACCGATACATTTATGAATATCTATCCCCATTCCATACCAGTGCTTTGTTGGATCATACTGGCTATTTTCTCTACTGAAAAGGAGCTTTTCAGGCTGAAAAGAAAGGTAAAATATCCCGGCAAACGAAAGCGCTTTATAGCAGCTTTTCAAAAAATCTCTTCGATATAATTGAAAAGAATTCTTTTTCATCGCTTCGCCTCCGGATAATGAGGATAATGGCATTCCCAGCACAAGTAGCGTCCGCCGTGAGTACTGAGGTCGATACGACGGATTTCCTTGAGACTATCAGCATCTTTGGCGTGGCACTGCCCACAAAATGCTCTTTCTACTGGCTTTCCAGCTTTTTCGAGTTTTGGGTTAGTTAGGTGTTTCTCTGTAACCTTATGACATTGTTCACAGGAAAGGGATGCATGATGCGAGACCCTCTTTTGATTGACTATGGTTCGATGGCAGGCGCTGCATTCAGAAATAACTTGGGGCACGAGAGGGTTGTGCGGTTCATGGCATGCCATACATGCTTTTCCAGGATTATGGGTTT
Proteins encoded:
- the nrfD gene encoding NrfD/PsrC family molybdoenzyme membrane anchor subunit → MTNMIPEFQHITGFIYPNEFELHWGTLIVVYPYITGLVAGAFILASLERVFNVKVLQPVYRLSLLAALAFLLVAPLPLIIHLGRPERAFEMFLTPSTQSAMAMFGFVYAWYLMVVLLLEIWFDYRKEIVIWSKEKKGLSKYLYKILTLGAADISEPSLNFDEKIGRVITIIGIPSAFLLHGYVGFIFGAVKANPWWSSVLMPIVFLFSAMVSGIALVFLIYMVTSMFRWKEMNMGCLNKLAELLLYAMIIDFSLELLDFIHRLYESEESIKILAELIKGRLFISLIVSQIIIGSLAPMITITWARFFKIPDEMRRMVYFVAAILVQIGIFSTRWNVVIGGQLFSKSLRGLTVYKLELLGIEGLLMAAFLLILPLVILYILCKVLPPWVENEGEFQTSEIET
- a CDS encoding 4Fe-4S dicluster domain-containing protein codes for the protein MKKNSFQLYRRDFLKSCYKALSFAGIFYLSFQPEKLLFSRENSQYDPTKHWYGMGIDIHKCIGCGRCVDACKKENNISREPIYFRTWIERYIVPIEGETYVDSPNGGIDGFPEFKGDIDILKTYFVPKICNQCAKPPCVQVCPVGATFLSQDGVVLVDEKWCIGCRYCIQACPYGARYLHPVKKVADKCTFCYHRIIKGSLPACVEVCPTQTRIFGEVGLQSSPLRRFVRFNDIIVMKQYLNTEPKVYYSGADMEVR